A genomic segment from Neobacillus sp. YX16 encodes:
- the carB gene encoding carbamoyl-phosphate synthase large subunit, with protein MPKRTDINSILVIGSGPIVIGQAAEFDYAGTQACIALKEEGYRVILVNSNPATIMTDTEIADAVYIEPLNEEFVSRIIRKERPDALLATLGGQTGLNLAVELSKSGVLEECEVEILGTKLSAIKQAEDRDLFRSLMNELCEPVPDSEIIHELAEAHAFVEKIGFPVIVRPAYTLGGTGGGICHNSEELDEIVQSGLKHSPVNQCLLEKSIAGFKEIEYEVMRDGNDNAIVVCNMENIDPVGVHTGDSIVVAPSQTLSDREYQLLRNVSLKIIRALGIEGGCNVQLALDPYSFNYYIIEVNPRVSRSSALASKATGYPIAKLAAKIAVGLTLDEMLNPVTGKTYASFEPALDYIVTKIPRWPFDKFESGNRSLGTQMKATGEVMAIGRTFEESLLKAIRSLEAGVHHFELNGSAEINNELLEKRICKAGDERLFYIAEALKRGITVETIHQWSQIDLFFLHKLRGIIEFESKLAGNPMDMEILKEAKQKGFSDKKIAELWEQKEKDIYNLRKKQGMVPVYKMVDTCAAEFESETPYYYGTYEDENESIVTGRQSVIVLGSGPIRIGQGIEFDYATVHSVKAIKEAGYEAIIINNNPETVSTDFSISDKLYFEPLTIEDVMSIIDLENPLGVIVQFGGQTAINLAAGLEENGVKILGTSLEDLDRAENRDKFEQALMQLDIPMPLGKTALSVEEAIIIATDIGYPVLVRPSYVLGGRAMEIVYRQEELLHYMENAVKINPEHPVLIDRYLTGKEIEVDAICDGENVLIPGIMEHIERAGVHSGDSIAVYPPQTLSDRIKQTLVEYTEKMAKGLNIVGLLNIQYVISKEQVYVLEVNPRSSRTVPFLSKITNVPMAKIATKAILGISITEQGYTPGIVPEKKGVYVKVPVFSFAKLRSVDITLGPEMKSTGEVMGKDCTLEKALYKGLVASGMSIQKFGTVLFTVADKDKQESLKLAKRFAANGYRLMATSGTAAVLESAGLPVKVIGKIGAEGKTLLDVIHHGEAQFIINTLTKGKQPERDGFRIRREAVENGVPCLTSLDTADAILKVIESMNFSAEAMAVEEKEAVFA; from the coding sequence ATGCCAAAACGTACTGATATAAACTCCATTTTAGTAATAGGTTCAGGACCCATTGTGATTGGGCAGGCTGCAGAATTTGATTATGCAGGAACCCAGGCTTGTATCGCTCTTAAAGAAGAAGGTTATCGAGTTATTCTCGTTAATTCCAATCCTGCCACGATCATGACCGACACAGAGATTGCGGATGCCGTCTATATTGAACCATTAAACGAAGAATTTGTAAGCAGAATCATTCGCAAAGAACGTCCTGATGCGCTTTTAGCCACTCTCGGCGGTCAAACGGGTCTTAATCTTGCGGTTGAATTATCAAAATCAGGAGTTTTGGAAGAATGTGAAGTGGAAATCTTAGGAACGAAGTTATCTGCTATCAAACAAGCAGAGGACCGTGACTTATTCCGGAGCTTAATGAATGAACTGTGTGAACCCGTGCCGGATAGTGAAATTATTCATGAATTAGCGGAAGCACACGCATTTGTGGAGAAGATAGGATTCCCTGTCATCGTTCGTCCTGCCTATACGCTTGGAGGGACTGGCGGAGGTATTTGCCATAATTCAGAAGAATTGGACGAAATCGTGCAAAGCGGTTTAAAACATAGTCCCGTAAACCAATGCTTACTTGAGAAAAGCATTGCCGGGTTTAAAGAAATCGAATATGAAGTAATGCGTGATGGAAATGACAATGCCATTGTCGTATGTAATATGGAAAACATTGATCCAGTTGGAGTTCACACAGGTGATTCGATTGTTGTGGCACCAAGTCAAACATTAAGTGACAGAGAATACCAGCTATTAAGAAATGTTTCTCTTAAAATCATTCGCGCTTTAGGGATAGAAGGCGGCTGTAATGTTCAGCTTGCACTAGACCCATATAGCTTTAACTACTATATTATCGAAGTCAATCCAAGGGTAAGCCGTTCTTCAGCTCTAGCATCAAAAGCAACCGGTTATCCCATTGCCAAACTTGCAGCAAAAATTGCAGTAGGCTTAACACTAGATGAGATGCTTAACCCTGTAACGGGAAAAACCTATGCAAGCTTTGAACCTGCTCTTGATTACATCGTAACGAAAATCCCAAGATGGCCATTTGATAAATTTGAATCAGGGAACCGTTCACTTGGAACACAAATGAAAGCAACGGGTGAAGTTATGGCGATAGGACGCACCTTTGAGGAGTCCTTATTAAAAGCAATCCGCTCACTTGAAGCTGGTGTCCATCATTTTGAATTAAATGGATCAGCAGAAATCAATAATGAATTACTTGAGAAGCGAATTTGCAAAGCCGGAGATGAGAGGCTCTTTTATATCGCAGAAGCATTAAAACGAGGTATTACAGTTGAAACCATTCATCAGTGGAGCCAAATAGATTTATTTTTCTTACACAAACTGCGCGGAATCATCGAGTTTGAATCAAAGCTTGCTGGGAACCCAATGGATATGGAAATTCTTAAGGAAGCAAAACAAAAAGGCTTCTCAGATAAAAAGATTGCTGAGCTTTGGGAGCAAAAGGAAAAAGATATATACAATCTACGCAAAAAGCAGGGGATGGTTCCCGTATATAAAATGGTAGATACTTGTGCAGCTGAATTCGAGTCAGAAACCCCTTACTACTATGGAACATATGAGGATGAAAATGAATCAATCGTAACAGGCAGACAAAGTGTGATTGTTCTCGGTTCTGGTCCAATTCGCATCGGGCAAGGCATTGAGTTTGATTATGCGACTGTCCATTCTGTTAAAGCCATTAAAGAAGCAGGCTATGAAGCAATTATTATTAATAATAATCCTGAGACGGTTTCAACGGATTTCAGTATCTCGGATAAGCTTTACTTTGAGCCGCTTACTATTGAGGATGTAATGAGTATTATTGATTTAGAAAATCCACTAGGTGTAATCGTGCAATTTGGCGGGCAAACAGCGATTAATCTTGCTGCGGGTTTAGAAGAAAACGGGGTAAAAATACTAGGAACAAGCCTTGAGGATTTAGACCGCGCGGAGAATAGAGACAAATTTGAACAAGCTCTCATGCAGCTCGATATTCCAATGCCGCTTGGAAAAACAGCATTATCAGTGGAAGAAGCGATAATAATCGCTACTGATATCGGATATCCGGTCCTTGTTCGTCCTTCTTATGTACTTGGTGGTCGGGCCATGGAAATCGTATATCGACAAGAAGAATTGCTTCATTATATGGAAAATGCCGTGAAAATCAATCCAGAACATCCTGTCTTAATTGACCGTTACTTAACAGGAAAAGAAATAGAAGTGGATGCCATTTGTGACGGAGAAAATGTATTAATACCTGGAATAATGGAGCATATAGAACGGGCAGGGGTCCATTCAGGGGATTCCATTGCCGTGTATCCACCGCAAACACTTTCAGATAGAATTAAACAAACGCTGGTTGAATACACAGAGAAGATGGCTAAAGGATTAAACATCGTAGGACTGTTAAATATTCAGTATGTAATATCCAAAGAACAAGTGTATGTACTAGAAGTCAATCCACGTTCCAGCCGTACGGTTCCATTCCTGAGTAAAATCACAAATGTTCCTATGGCTAAAATTGCAACAAAAGCAATCTTAGGAATTTCGATAACTGAACAAGGCTACACGCCTGGAATCGTCCCTGAGAAGAAGGGTGTTTATGTGAAAGTTCCAGTATTCTCGTTTGCTAAGTTAAGAAGTGTTGATATCACGCTCGGTCCTGAGATGAAATCAACTGGCGAGGTAATGGGTAAAGATTGCACACTTGAAAAAGCACTTTACAAAGGTTTAGTAGCTTCAGGAATGAGTATTCAAAAATTCGGGACAGTATTGTTTACGGTTGCGGATAAAGATAAACAAGAATCATTAAAGCTTGCTAAACGATTCGCTGCAAACGGCTACCGTCTTATGGCAACTAGTGGAACAGCGGCTGTACTTGAATCTGCAGGTCTGCCTGTAAAGGTTATTGGGAAAATTGGAGCAGAAGGCAAAACACTGCTGGATGTTATTCACCATGGAGAAGCCCAGTTTATTATTAATACCTTGACAAAAGGAAAGCAGCCGGAACGAGATGGATTTAGAATTCGCCGTGAAGCAGTTGAAAATGGGGTCCCATGCTTAACTTCATTAGATACAGCGGATGCGATACTTAAAGTGATAGAGTCAATGAATTTTTCAGCTGAAGCTATGGCAGTAGAGGAAAAGGAGGCAGTTTTTGCATGA
- a CDS encoding dihydroorotate dehydrogenase electron transfer subunit: MIKKELCRIISQKEIANDIFQLTVEANLVNEIKAPGQFVHIRVDKSFDPLLRRPISISSVDSLNSQFTMIYRKEGKGTTLLAEKGPGILLDILGPIGNGFPVSEVREGETALLVGGGIGVPPLYELSKQLIAKGVKVIHVLGFQTESAVFYEDEFLENGETYITTVDGSYGSKGFVTDLIKDLEFDCLYTCGPTPMLKAIEKGFGHKKVFLSLEERMGCGVGACFACVCKSNSDINDVSYKKVCSDGPVFRAGEVLI; the protein is encoded by the coding sequence ATGATAAAAAAGGAATTATGCAGGATCATCTCCCAAAAAGAAATTGCTAATGATATTTTTCAACTTACAGTTGAAGCAAATCTTGTGAATGAGATAAAAGCACCGGGTCAGTTCGTGCATATTCGGGTCGATAAGTCTTTCGACCCCTTATTGAGAAGACCAATAAGCATCTCATCTGTCGATAGTTTGAACTCACAATTTACAATGATTTATCGTAAAGAGGGAAAAGGGACGACACTGCTTGCTGAAAAAGGCCCGGGAATACTGCTTGATATTCTCGGCCCCATAGGCAATGGTTTCCCAGTCAGTGAAGTACGTGAAGGAGAAACGGCTTTACTTGTTGGCGGAGGGATCGGTGTTCCACCTTTATATGAGCTTTCTAAACAGCTGATTGCTAAAGGGGTAAAGGTGATTCATGTACTTGGCTTCCAGACTGAATCAGCGGTTTTTTATGAAGATGAGTTTTTGGAAAACGGAGAGACCTACATTACAACCGTTGATGGATCATATGGCAGTAAGGGTTTTGTGACAGATTTAATTAAGGACTTAGAGTTTGATTGTCTATATACGTGCGGACCTACGCCTATGCTGAAAGCAATTGAAAAAGGATTTGGGCACAAGAAGGTATTTCTATCCTTAGAAGAGAGAATGGGCTGCGGGGTAGGAGCTTGTTTTGCATGTGTATGTAAAAGCAACAGTGATATAAATGATGTTTCGTATAAAAAAGTATGCAGTGATGGTCCAGTTTTCCGTGCCGGGGAGGTTTTAATATGA
- a CDS encoding dihydroorotate dehydrogenase yields MSSRLNIELPGLTLTNPIMPASGCFGFGREYSQFYDLSKLGAIMIKATTVEPRFGNPTPRVAETSAGMLNAIGLQNPGLDKVISNELPWLSQFDVPIIANVAGSVEEDYIEVARSISKVSNVHALELNISCPNVKTGGIAFGTIPEVAKQLTRKVKEVSDVPVYVKLSPNVTNIVEMAKAVEAGGADGLTMINTLVGMRLDLKTGKPILANRTGGLSGPAIKPVAIRMIYEVSQAVNIPIIGMGGIESAEDVIEFFYAGASAVAVGTANFVDPFVCPTIIDELPLLLDQLGFEHISECRGRSWQNHEQLAYHRA; encoded by the coding sequence ATGAGCAGTCGATTAAACATCGAGTTACCAGGTTTAACACTAACAAACCCAATTATGCCTGCTTCCGGCTGCTTTGGATTTGGCAGAGAATATAGCCAATTCTATGATTTGAGCAAACTTGGTGCCATTATGATTAAAGCAACTACGGTGGAGCCAAGATTCGGAAATCCTACTCCAAGAGTTGCAGAAACCTCAGCAGGAATGCTAAATGCTATTGGCTTGCAAAATCCTGGTTTAGATAAAGTAATAAGCAATGAATTGCCATGGTTATCTCAGTTTGATGTTCCTATTATTGCGAATGTCGCAGGTTCAGTGGAAGAGGATTATATTGAAGTTGCGAGGAGCATTTCTAAAGTTTCTAATGTCCATGCATTAGAATTGAATATTTCCTGCCCCAATGTAAAAACTGGGGGAATTGCTTTTGGTACGATTCCTGAAGTGGCTAAGCAGTTAACTCGTAAGGTAAAGGAAGTTTCCGATGTACCGGTCTATGTAAAGCTTTCACCGAACGTGACCAATATTGTTGAAATGGCAAAAGCAGTTGAAGCAGGCGGTGCTGATGGGTTGACCATGATAAACACACTTGTAGGTATGAGACTAGATTTAAAAACAGGTAAGCCAATATTAGCTAACCGCACTGGCGGTCTATCAGGGCCTGCAATTAAACCGGTTGCTATAAGGATGATTTATGAGGTAAGTCAAGCTGTAAATATCCCGATTATTGGAATGGGCGGGATTGAGTCTGCTGAGGATGTTATTGAATTCTTCTATGCTGGGGCAAGTGCTGTCGCAGTAGGCACAGCAAATTTTGTGGATCCTTTTGTTTGCCCAACAATTATTGATGAATTGCCTTTACTTTTAGATCAATTAGGTTTTGAACATATCAGTGAATGCAGGGGAAGGAGCTGGCAAAACCATGAACAACTCGCTTATCATCGCGCTTGA